One genomic segment of Rhodohalobacter mucosus includes these proteins:
- a CDS encoding DUF4402 domain-containing protein: MKHPFKSISILVVLFLIIAGNSAAQSFTIELDVEPRVETTVNRSLDFGQIVAGTGFQQIPLGSPTMGVFQIRTLNAQNLIISLDPSSELVHQELGRMASIPLNLQVNYTQNGVDDYRQSVPLTGFERYITLDPPPQNPQSAWTSVFLYVYGSIELGMVPSGVYTGEVVLSVVYE, from the coding sequence TTGAAACACCCTTTTAAATCCATATCCATCCTTGTAGTTCTGTTCCTGATAATTGCAGGTAACAGTGCGGCACAGTCTTTCACAATTGAGCTGGATGTGGAACCGCGGGTGGAGACTACAGTGAATCGGTCTCTTGACTTCGGACAGATCGTTGCAGGCACCGGTTTTCAGCAAATACCGCTTGGTTCACCCACCATGGGTGTGTTCCAGATACGTACGCTTAACGCACAAAATTTGATTATTTCACTTGATCCTTCAAGCGAGCTTGTACATCAGGAATTGGGCAGAATGGCTTCAATTCCGCTCAATTTACAGGTTAACTACACCCAAAATGGCGTGGATGATTACCGGCAGAGCGTACCTTTAACGGGTTTTGAGCGGTATATTACGCTGGATCCGCCGCCCCAAAACCCGCAGTCTGCATGGACCAGCGTATTCCTTTATGTATATGGAAGTATTGAACTTGGCATGGTTCCCTCGGGGGTATATACGGGTGAGGTTGTGCTTAGCGTTGTGTATGAATAA
- a CDS encoding SPOR domain-containing protein → MNKKCILILLLISLCALLPPPGKLSAQTADQEVFLQFRHEGVVNTFVSSIYYQDRFYLSVSDLFSALSIDLNVDTGRMQLSGNFIGRGQYLIQLDSRTRTAEFNDRTLQLTADDYIMSDLGYYLSPEIFYELFDMEFMIDFNNLVLTLESDDTMPVVAQLERERRRERMLRTQRELRRDFFPLQFGRNKQSFYGGYFDYNLTGSYNDLGSSFLYNTSLGTELIGGDLQGTIFGNVSENTTAIRSSGLRWRYGILDNELISSVTAGQTTSLGLLPVSYTGVKLTNEPLEPRFLYGETAFNGIVEPGSEVELYRNNSLVDYVMADETGQYRFMVPITYGASNYSIRVYNPTGQVSTRDVRLQVPFNFLPPGEINYTVDAGRLDNPIAGSTDRGFMSRADVTAGLTNRFSALAGVEYFEDFHDGLPTLKAGLSSRLFDNYLISVEAASQAFYRASGSVIYPSNASISLDYTRFNRDGGIYNPARNNSAWRTNLFVPFEIRNLPLFVRFNLSNENRELSSVSRYRVDLNTRVGRANLRLGYRDTQVGSFSFSSSPVARVTASATYNVSRSRTVPTLLRGVFLRAQTNYLPAFSQIEDAEIQISRNIRQTGRLQISMGRNFTGDFNLFRFGFTVDFSSIRSVTTVRSTRTASAFTQSLRGSIGYDPSNKNTLFTNRQQVGRSGTAVRLFVDHNNSGTFEPDSDELIPQNAVRIDRAGGIPVSKDSIHYLSQLQPYRQYNLTINKSVITNPLLVPELENFSIITDPNQYKVIDVPFYTSGIVEGVINRTLDNGTQTGLGGLRLFMRQVNVPEGVEPYEQELRTFSDGSFYAYEIPPGDYVIEPDSTQLAFLDAEPDIGQLEFTVQPLSQGDFVEGLAINVTPEGYREPDETAPFILASLTERPAGSMDLTGLFGQNGPFMLQAASFMEFGDALRFAEQAETVTGIPFDIAYNSRNELYIIRASEMLPAESISAALRGLSELSALAPAVIRDMDPDTLNVSAGAEPYIQLGVFSSLEEADTFIDTRDLALPYDLMVYADPQESVFRVLNGAYGNDTELFDSLQRITLAGSPDEVEPEPGLPAYTFEPDYRFSLSLGEFSNADSARAFIDRYSDQINVTLTMVQLDNGSFEVNTEEQTGDWAGLLNLGTDISSITNMPPPVARILPTLPASEMDEGAEEDDRIERQRVDTTRFRPVELDLAELPADTLIASGLDTLVIRNSGTPVIEILEEEEFIVQPADTATAADPEIRITGPADLPNLEQCTFPVQVGSFGGNRFAREIADSISERIGTDITLYYNQVTDLFALRTEGYETLNDAAEMLNRFRDTDPYNQYAIVGQCVPEGSESDYKPVQYLIDLGRFSNTEQAEAFIGTLPSELQQNTFLRSDGEDGAETVYSGPFERYSAAEEVRDALIRSGVADSISIIMDPDTRNRFSLQFRVFLGTYGPENPLEEIADRLEQVTGRRVTIRMDNVDTAYLFEENVYGLWSRFLEELDMISGRTSSSDSAEIFIIDE, encoded by the coding sequence GTGAACAAAAAATGCATCCTGATACTGCTCCTAATATCTCTCTGTGCATTGCTGCCGCCCCCCGGGAAACTATCGGCGCAAACAGCAGATCAGGAAGTTTTTCTGCAATTTCGCCACGAAGGCGTTGTTAACACCTTTGTATCCTCCATTTATTACCAGGACCGGTTCTACCTTTCGGTATCCGATCTGTTTTCTGCACTCTCCATCGACCTGAATGTGGACACCGGCCGGATGCAGCTTTCCGGCAATTTTATCGGTCGCGGACAATACCTCATTCAGCTCGACAGCCGCACCCGCACTGCAGAGTTCAATGACCGTACCCTGCAGCTAACGGCCGACGACTACATTATGTCGGATCTTGGGTACTATCTGAGCCCTGAAATCTTTTATGAACTTTTTGATATGGAGTTTATGATCGATTTCAATAATCTGGTGCTCACTCTTGAATCAGATGATACCATGCCGGTTGTTGCTCAGCTTGAAAGGGAAAGACGGCGTGAACGCATGCTCAGGACTCAGCGGGAACTTCGGCGTGATTTTTTTCCCCTTCAGTTCGGCCGAAACAAACAGAGCTTTTACGGCGGTTATTTTGATTACAACCTGACCGGAAGCTACAACGACCTTGGAAGCAGTTTTCTATATAATACCAGCCTGGGAACGGAGCTTATTGGGGGTGACTTACAGGGAACCATTTTTGGCAACGTGTCCGAAAACACCACAGCCATCCGGTCCAGCGGGCTAAGATGGCGTTACGGCATACTGGACAATGAGTTGATCAGCTCCGTTACCGCGGGTCAGACCACCTCACTTGGCCTGCTGCCTGTTTCCTACACCGGGGTAAAACTGACCAATGAGCCTCTGGAGCCCCGTTTTCTCTATGGTGAAACCGCATTTAACGGCATCGTGGAACCCGGTTCGGAGGTAGAACTCTACCGCAACAATTCACTGGTCGATTATGTAATGGCGGATGAAACAGGACAGTACAGGTTCATGGTACCCATCACCTACGGAGCCTCCAACTACAGCATACGTGTTTATAACCCTACCGGGCAGGTATCCACCCGCGATGTAAGGCTGCAGGTGCCCTTCAATTTTTTGCCTCCGGGAGAGATAAACTACACCGTAGATGCAGGACGGCTTGACAATCCCATTGCGGGATCCACAGACCGCGGGTTCATGTCGAGAGCGGATGTCACCGCCGGCCTCACCAACCGTTTCTCAGCTCTTGCAGGCGTGGAGTATTTTGAGGATTTTCATGACGGTTTGCCCACCCTCAAGGCCGGACTCTCTTCCCGTCTGTTTGACAATTATCTCATTTCGGTTGAGGCAGCCAGCCAGGCTTTTTACAGGGCCTCCGGCAGCGTGATCTACCCTTCCAATGCGAGCATCAGCCTCGATTATACGCGGTTCAACAGAGACGGAGGCATCTACAATCCGGCACGGAATAATTCCGCCTGGAGAACCAACCTGTTTGTACCGTTCGAAATAAGAAACCTTCCGCTCTTTGTCCGCTTCAACCTTTCGAACGAGAACAGGGAACTCTCATCCGTATCACGCTACAGGGTAGACCTGAACACCCGCGTGGGCAGGGCGAATCTGCGCCTGGGCTACCGCGACACGCAGGTGGGCAGTTTCAGCTTCAGCAGTTCACCTGTTGCAAGGGTTACAGCATCGGCCACCTACAACGTGTCGAGAAGCCGTACGGTACCCACCCTTTTGCGGGGTGTTTTTTTGAGGGCACAAACCAACTATCTGCCTGCTTTTTCACAGATTGAGGACGCGGAAATACAGATCAGCCGGAATATACGTCAGACGGGAAGGCTGCAAATTTCAATGGGACGAAATTTTACGGGAGACTTTAACCTTTTCAGGTTTGGCTTTACGGTTGATTTCAGCTCCATCCGTTCGGTTACCACCGTTCGCTCAACACGTACAGCATCCGCATTTACGCAAAGCCTTCGCGGATCCATTGGATACGATCCGTCAAACAAAAATACACTGTTTACCAACAGACAACAGGTAGGCCGGTCGGGAACGGCCGTGCGCCTGTTTGTTGATCACAATAACAGCGGTACGTTTGAGCCCGATTCTGATGAACTGATACCCCAGAATGCCGTCCGTATTGATCGGGCAGGCGGCATCCCCGTTTCAAAAGACAGCATACACTATCTGTCACAGCTGCAGCCCTACAGGCAGTATAATCTGACGATCAATAAATCTGTGATTACCAATCCGCTGCTGGTCCCCGAGCTTGAAAACTTTTCCATCATCACGGATCCGAACCAGTATAAAGTGATTGATGTACCTTTCTACACCTCCGGAATCGTGGAAGGAGTCATTAATCGAACTCTTGATAACGGCACGCAAACGGGATTGGGCGGGCTTCGGCTGTTTATGCGTCAGGTGAATGTACCGGAAGGAGTTGAACCGTACGAACAGGAGCTGCGCACATTTTCGGATGGGAGCTTCTACGCTTATGAAATTCCGCCGGGCGACTATGTTATAGAACCGGATTCAACCCAGCTGGCTTTTCTGGATGCAGAACCGGATATCGGTCAGCTCGAGTTTACGGTACAGCCACTCTCGCAGGGTGATTTTGTTGAAGGGCTTGCCATCAACGTAACACCCGAAGGTTACCGGGAACCGGATGAAACTGCACCGTTCATTCTGGCTTCACTGACTGAGCGTCCCGCCGGCAGCATGGATCTGACGGGCCTATTCGGCCAGAACGGTCCATTTATGCTGCAGGCTGCCTCCTTCATGGAGTTTGGGGATGCGCTTCGATTTGCCGAACAAGCGGAAACGGTAACGGGTATCCCGTTTGATATTGCCTACAATTCAAGAAATGAACTATACATCATTCGCGCTTCGGAGATGCTGCCCGCAGAATCCATATCGGCTGCCCTGAGAGGTCTGTCCGAGCTTTCTGCACTCGCTCCTGCAGTAATCAGGGACATGGACCCGGATACACTGAACGTATCAGCCGGGGCAGAACCGTACATTCAGCTGGGTGTCTTTAGTTCACTGGAAGAAGCTGACACGTTTATTGATACCCGTGACCTGGCGCTGCCCTACGATCTTATGGTTTACGCCGATCCTCAGGAGAGCGTGTTCAGGGTGCTGAACGGCGCATATGGAAATGACACGGAGCTATTCGATTCCCTTCAGCGGATAACGCTGGCCGGCAGTCCCGATGAGGTCGAACCCGAACCCGGTCTTCCCGCATATACGTTCGAGCCTGATTACAGATTTTCACTGTCACTGGGAGAATTCAGCAATGCAGATAGCGCACGTGCCTTTATCGACCGTTACAGCGACCAGATCAACGTTACGCTGACCATGGTTCAACTGGATAACGGCTCTTTCGAAGTGAATACGGAGGAGCAAACCGGCGACTGGGCCGGGCTGCTCAACCTGGGTACTGACATCTCATCCATCACAAATATGCCTCCTCCGGTTGCCCGCATTCTGCCAACCCTTCCAGCCAGTGAGATGGATGAGGGTGCAGAAGAGGATGACCGTATAGAACGGCAAAGGGTTGATACAACGCGTTTCAGGCCCGTGGAACTCGACCTTGCAGAGCTCCCTGCCGATACCCTGATTGCCTCCGGGCTTGACACCCTCGTAATCAGAAATTCAGGTACACCGGTTATTGAAATTCTCGAAGAAGAGGAGTTTATTGTTCAGCCTGCAGATACTGCAACAGCAGCCGATCCGGAGATACGGATCACCGGGCCTGCTGACCTTCCAAACCTCGAACAATGCACATTCCCGGTTCAGGTCGGCAGTTTTGGCGGAAATCGTTTCGCACGGGAAATCGCAGACTCCATTTCAGAGCGAATCGGAACGGATATTACCCTTTATTACAACCAGGTTACGGATCTTTTTGCCCTGAGAACCGAAGGGTATGAAACTCTGAACGATGCAGCTGAAATGCTGAACCGTTTCAGGGACACAGACCCCTACAATCAATATGCAATCGTGGGACAGTGTGTTCCGGAAGGATCGGAATCCGATTACAAACCGGTTCAATATCTGATAGATCTGGGCCGTTTCAGCAATACTGAGCAGGCTGAAGCTTTTATCGGAACGCTACCTTCGGAGCTTCAGCAAAATACTTTCTTGCGGAGTGACGGTGAAGATGGAGCTGAAACTGTTTATTCAGGTCCCTTTGAAAGATATTCGGCTGCTGAGGAAGTCCGTGATGCATTGATCAGGTCTGGAGTTGCGGATAGTATATCCATAATTATGGACCCGGACACCAGGAACCGGTTTAGTCTGCAGTTCAGGGTGTTCCTGGGCACCTATGGACCTGAAAATCCACTTGAGGAAATAGCAGATCGGCTTGAGCAGGTAACAGGCCGCAGGGTTACCATCAGAATGGATAACGTGGATACCGCCTATCTTTTTGAAGAAAACGTATACGGCCTCTGGAGTCGGTTTCTTGAGGAACTTGACATGATTTCAGGAAGAACCTCTTCATCAGACTCTGCCGAAATATTTATAATTGATGAATAA
- a CDS encoding DUF4402 domain-containing protein: protein MKKLGIIFTALLLFGVGNIYAQTSTSADVAVSATIEGSLTIANQNDLAFGTVSAGATATVDQTTSVDAGKLALQGTAGQTVVVTAPASLTLTGAGDDITASLAYVGNDADDQGTAAEGNLGGGGGNVTLDATTGEYFIWVGGSFTTPITQANGVYSATLTVAIEYL from the coding sequence ATGAAAAAATTAGGAATCATCTTCACAGCACTTCTCCTTTTCGGAGTCGGAAATATTTATGCTCAAACTTCAACCAGCGCCGATGTCGCAGTTAGCGCTACGATTGAAGGTAGTTTAACCATTGCTAATCAAAACGACCTTGCTTTCGGTACAGTTAGTGCGGGAGCAACTGCAACCGTAGATCAAACAACTTCTGTTGACGCAGGTAAACTTGCATTACAAGGTACAGCAGGTCAAACCGTAGTTGTGACTGCACCGGCATCTCTGACGCTTACAGGAGCCGGCGACGATATCACAGCGAGTCTGGCTTATGTAGGTAATGATGCAGATGATCAGGGAACAGCCGCAGAAGGTAACCTTGGCGGTGGTGGTGGAAACGTCACACTTGATGCAACAACCGGAGAGTACTTTATTTGGGTTGGCGGTAGCTTTACAACACCCATCACGCAAGCTAATGGTGTCTACAGTGCAACACTTACAGTAGCTATTGAATACCTGTAA